The following DNA comes from Rhinoderma darwinii isolate aRhiDar2 unplaced genomic scaffold, aRhiDar2.hap1 Scaffold_828, whole genome shotgun sequence.
agtaatgccagtatagatctgtctcttctcaccttgtgatgtgcgcggccggtagtcctccatcatgacctcctcgtaccgatccttgtgtccttctagatactcccactcctccatggagagatagacagtgacatcctgacaccttataggaacctgacacacacaatgatacagtcattacccagacacctccagtgctgttactggagaatttcccagcattcccagcagtgtcacctctccagtcagcagctccgtcatcttgtagatcagttctaagatcttcttctcatgtatccgggagtgagggggaggctctgtgatgggactactgctccatcctcctgactcatggatgatgggagtcgtacagtcacccgatgtcttcttcactattgtgtactcctgtgtatggagagagacacttagagaactgaacacagtattcccccctcagtagaaagagggagattgtgaccccgctgtatagacctctagtgaccccacatgtgtaatactggagacctcacctacaaaaagacattgagaaaatagaacgaggccaaaactaaaaaggaaataatattgggggggtctagatggaccatgtgctctcctcctgccgtcatcttctatgtttctatatagatgtcatcctgatcctcctggttcctggtcattctcattgctctacaacattactattgctgcattggtgacatgacacataactgaccatattggtggctgacctgcagcttcttgacgtcacttggaaggtctggacgttgttatacaggacactggattattcctattatgtattgtcccttccctatgtgtgacttgttctataatgtagaaaagtttacctctccgctcaacaggtagatgatctccaaggtgaagtctaatattcttctgctcatctcattcctgtccttgtccatccttggtgggtcattcaggagaaggaacgttgtggaggagaagatgagaaaactggaggacctggaggatctagtactgcagacgtctttatgaagaaaggagaagatggagatcatacaggggacatcatgtgtgacatacagaacctcacttattcatcattgagagaaacatcttctcagagccgtcatcacatggaataaaggggtattcccagcacGGACATTTCCCCccgggatatgccagaaatgtctgatagatgcggctccacc
Coding sequences within:
- the LOC142731587 gene encoding uncharacterized protein LOC142731587 isoform X2 codes for the protein MDKDRNEMSRRILDFTLEIIYLLSGEEYTIVKKTSGDCTTPIIHESGGWSSSPITEPPPHSRIHEKKILELIYKMTELLTGEVPIRCQDVTVYLSMEEWEYLEGHKDRYEEVMMEDYRPRTSQDGSSRRNPPERCPSPLYSQDCPEENPNVPENHQGEDLTIIKTEDEEEERVRVDQPCKSEPEEEIPGGVTRVVTPTSWPLPPKPSEIPMKTPPVMSRREIRIRL
- the LOC142731587 gene encoding uncharacterized protein LOC142731587 isoform X1, whose amino-acid sequence is MDKDRNEMSRRILDFTLEIIYLLSGEEYTIVKKTSGDCTTPIIHESGGWSSSPITEPPPHSRIHEKKILELIYKMTELLTGEVPIRCQDVTVYLSMEEWEYLEGHKDRYEEVMMEDYRPRTSQDGSSRRNPPERCPSPLYSQDCPEENPNVPENHQGEDLTIIKTEDEEEERVRVDQPCKSEPEEEIPGGVTRVFPLANESHSRLLLTVLSTHLIIITGRITLTGNIYICR